A stretch of DNA from Saccharomycodes ludwigii strain NBRC 1722 chromosome I, whole genome shotgun sequence:
aaaaaaaactgtcactatttttttcaatgtttTCTAAATTGGGATTATTGGTAACGGACATGGacttgtatatatatatacataaagTTTCTTGTATTTTACTgttgttatatatttacacGTAATTATATAACTCCTAAATGAGAATTGTTATGAGAAAGTTGAACGATAATGAccataatataataaaagatcaccagaatatttattttttgagtaaaaatactattcttttatataatgtaggttttttaaaaatcaattacttttttcatttttttttttatttttaatttaatttgtaaTATTATAGAATTATCAATATTACTAAAACAAGTTGTATATAACATagttaaataaaacaatatattAAGAGCATTAccggttttttttttcccctcaTTCTTCTATGTTCTTAACCCTCaatgataatttttgtaaagtttttttttttttttttttttttttttttatttctgatTTTCTAGTTGACCGAGATGAGTAATAATGTAGACTTATCTGTGTCATTGTATTAGACAAGCaataacttttatttttattcaaacaaaagaaaaagaaattatcaaaaaaaaaaagaaaaagacaaaatgATTACTAAGATTTTAACGCAAGGAGATATTAGTTTTGTATAACCTTTTTAGGTTCAAAGGTTGTGGAATTGTGTGTAATAAACCATTAAAACAATGTACATTAACACGGactttttgtaaaaaaaaaaaaaaacaaaaaaaaaaaaaaaacaaaaaaaaaaaaaaaaaagagcaaGTATCGCTTTTGCAGTCGAGTTTACCCGTAGCTACAGAAACTGTGtgcatttttaattaggaaaaaaatataaatgagTTTTGAATAATGACTTTAATCTTTCAAGCATTTTCCATTCCCAccacacttttttttttttgtttctttgtttAATGTTACGTATTTTTCAGCATATTTCAatctattatttaatataaaccaattaaatcaataataatactccataattattttgtattaCTTATTAGATATTATACTTATTACAATTAATACTTTTAATGAACATTaatttcctttctttttttttgtcaacacaataaatatatccACGACACAAGTTACAACTGAATTGATTAATATTGCCAAGATcataaaatttatcaatattCTATATTATAAGGTGATCATTAAGGATCAtagttaaaatatatatgtgtatatgtacctttttttttatatgtgTTTCTTTATGGCGtacccaaaaaaattttttttttttccttttgcaATAGGGTCACGATCATGACTActtaaaatacaaaaaataaatgaacaTTGCTGTTAGCATTTAGCATTCTCAGATATTCGTTTTGAAACATGTTATAGCATTCTTTTATCTCCTAGTGTATACCAACAAACGCTAAGCGTGCCTATTATTTCTCCTTGGCAACTTCTTCTACGGAAGGGCAAGTACACATCAAGTGCAAATCACCATACGTATCATCTAATCTAGCAACTTGTGGccaaaatttattttgtagcAAGTATGGTAAAGGATAAACAGCTTCTTCTCTAGTATATCTTCTAGTGGTTTCCCAATCTTTACTAAAAACAACATCTTCTAATGAATGTGGAGCATTCTTTAACATTTGTCCTCTTGGATCCTTGTTGATGCAATAATCAAGTTCCTTTCTTATTGAAATCATGGCATCTACAAACCTATCTAGTTCTTCCTTATTTTCACACTCCGTTGGTTCGATCATTAATGTGCCTGGAACAGGGAAAGCCAAAGTTGGAGCATGGAAACCATAATCTTGCAACCTTTTGGCAACATCAATAGCTTCTATACCAGCACTGCTTTTAAATTCCCTCAAATCAACAATAAATTCATGAGCACAATGCTTAGATTCATTTTCACcaccaataaataaaatcttaTAATGATCTCTTAATCTATTCATCATATAATTTGCATTTAACAGAGCTATGACTGAAGAGTAGGGCAAGCCATTACTACCCATCATTTTAATATAAGAAAATGGAATTGGTAATAAAGAGGCATTCCCATACGCAGCAGAAGAAACGGCTGGAATACTTGAACCCTTTTCACCAACATTGGTGATCATTTTAGCAACATCGTGCTGAGGCAAAAATTTAGCCAAATGGGGTTTAACACAGATGGCAGAATTTGGCGgaccaccaccaccatgGGGGACTGCAAAAGTTTTATGCAAATTCAAATGACAAACATCGGCGCCTAGATCGCCGGGGGAAGTCAACCCTACTTGTGCATTCATATTGGCACCATCCATGTAAACTTGACCACCATTTTCATGTACAATATTAATGGCATCTTTGATAAATGGTTCAAACAAACCGTAGGTACTTGGGTAGGTAATCATAATACAGGCTAAATTTTCCCTATATTTTGTAGCTTTCTCAGTTAAATCTTCCAAGTCCAAAGACCCATTTTTCAAACATTTTACCGGCACAACCTTCATGCCACTCATAGCAGCGCTAGCTGGGTTGGTACCGTGGGCAGAAACAGGAATCAAACAAATGTTTCTCTTAGTACCATCAACAgttgttttcaaataaCTTTGGATAACTCTTAAACCTGTATATTCGCCAGAAGCGCCGGAGGTTGGTTGCAAAGAAGTAGCATCAAAGCCTGTAATGTTACTTAAATCGTTTTCTACCGCTGAAATCAATTCTCTATAGCCTTCAACTTGGTTAGCGGGTTGGAACGGATGTACATTGGCAAATTCAGGCCATGTAATTGGGATCATTTCAACAGTGGAGTTCAACTTCATGGTACATGAGCCTAATGGAATCATACTGTTGGCCAAAGATAGATCTCTGGATTGCAAGCGATGTAAATATCTTAACATTGCCGTTTCAGTATGGTGTAAGTGGAAAACTTTGTTGGACAAGATGGCATCGGTTCTTAAAGATGGTAATGATTCAATAGATGGTAATGCTTCATCAGCGATTTCTAAAGTCTCCAAACCAGTGAATAACTGAttcaatttaattaaatcttCCTTGGTGGTGGTTTCATCCAAGGATAAAGCAACTGTGGAATCGTTAACACGAAATAAATTAATGCTAAATTTATTGACAGCCAATGCCATAAATTCATCAGCACTAATACCGTCCTGCAATTGGATGGTTAGTGTATCAAACCAGTTTTTGTTAGTGACGTTGTGAGAACTGAAATTATTGATTTGGTGCGCTAGTAAGGTAGTCATACCATATATTCTTGAcgcaattttttttaacccATCGGGACCATGATAAACACAATACATAGCGGCAATGTTAGCTAGCAAGGCCTCAGCAGTACATATATTTGAAGTAGCCTTATCACGTTTAATATGTTGTTCTCTAGTTTGTAAAGCTAATCTTAAAGCACGCCTTCCCAATCTGTCTTTAGAAACACCAACAATTCTACCTGGAATTTTCCTATTTAGTTTATTAACAACACTGAAAAATGCAGCATGTGGACCACCATAACCTGGAGCACATCCAAATCTTTGAGAAGAACCAAAACATATATCGGCGCCAAAACTAGAAGGTGGTGTTAACAAAGTCAAAGCCATCAAATCAGAGGCAACACTAAATAATCCCTTGTTTTTATGGACTAATTCGCTGATTCTAGTCAATTTTTCTTGGGCCAAAATTTCACCATTAGCACCTGGATATTGAACCATACAGCCGAAAACATCGCTATTATTCTCTAACAATTCAACCGGAACGTCTTCCTTCAAAAAATCGActtcaattaatttaatGCCAAAAGGTTCCGCTCTAGTCTTCAAAACGGACTTGGTTTGAGTAAATAAGTTAgaatcaataataaaggtgtttttcttttttttatgtaagTAATATGATAACAGCAAAGCCTCCCCACCTGCGGTACCTTCATCTAACAAAGATGCATTGGCAACAGGTAGTCCGGTTAAATCAGAAATAACCGTTtgaaaattcaataaagaTTCTAATCTTCCCTGAGAAATTTCTGGCTGATATGGAGTATAGCTAGTGTACCATTCAGGGCTTTCTAACAAATTTCTTTGGATAACAGGTGGTAAAATCGTACCGTAATACCCTTTACCAatgaaatttttcaaatttggTTTGTTTTTGGAAGCAATCGTTTTCAATTCGGATAATATCTCCGATTCAGTAAAGCCATTTGCTGGAGTATTGACAAAAtctaattttcttttagatAGAACTTGAGGAGGTACTGCATTATTAATGAATTCATCTAAATTTTCATAGCCAATAGTCTTTAACATAGCACTGACATTTGTAACATTGGGACCTAAATGACGGCGTTGAAACGTATCTAGTTGTTTTAAGGAGATTTCACTTGGAGAATGTATTGATGCAAAGTTTTCACTGCTGACATTTGCCTTACTGGATTGAAAACAAGCACCAAAAGTGTAAGCGCTTATACTTGgttcaaattttaaaattgagCTTAATTTAGTTAAGTTTTTAGAAAACCCCAAATTTCCTTTGAGTTGCGTTCTTAACATGTTTGTGCTATATAAAATGTTTGCAAAGCTTACTTCTTTCCAGTTGCTAAAAGGATTTTTAGGAATTGCGATGTCTGTTGAATGAAATCGAGAAAAAGGCAAtggaaaagtttaaaagatataaGAAAGATATTTGTTATAAGTTTAAATACTTAATATatgaattaattaattgttAAAGTTAACTTAGGGGGGAGGAGGTTTTatacgttttttttttttttttttttttttcatattccAACTTGTCATCTTTATATAGTGTCCTTTCATAATGAACccttatttaaaataactttCATAAATtcttgtatatatatatatatatatcagtGCTTGCAAAACTTGacttctttatttttttttggttttatcaaaaaaataaggtGTATTATATGTATATCTTTCTGCAAAGAAATTTTCCGAGttaacttctttttttttttttttttttttatgtatatatttagtAAATAATCCCGTTAGCAATCTGATAAGTACATGGATTAAAAGTGTTCAATTTTGactcttatttttttaagtatTCTCTTATCGATTTGTTTtcctatatatattttcttattttattttattttattttattttattttaacaaGCATCAATATACTATGGTAAACACCACATGTGTCACCGTGCATCTCCCTCGTTCCTCCTTAAATTAGTTAaaaacacacacacacacacacacaagCAATAATTAACTTCTATTTTCTATCAAAAATGGTGTAAacataaaacaaaaagagtCACAAATATAGTAAAATCTCAGATAAGTACACATAACATTATTTATCGATGTATCAACACTTGACgctttgaaaatatttaccCCTAACTAAACCTAGCCAATCATCATTCTTACCACCTGTGTTACTATTGGTGCTGCCACTACTACCGCGCCAacttaaattattaatttcttcaTTGAGTGAATCATTGTAACACAAACTAGGCGGTATAACAGTTTCGGATCCAGTGGTACCTGCATCAACACCATTGTTCATGGCATTTTTTGTAGTAGTAGCGGTGTTAGCAGCGGTAACACTAGACCTGTTTGTATCCCATATTAATACTTGGCAATCATCACTACAACTGgctaaaatattttttcttgttggATGCCATTTGATGCTGTTTACTGTGGACCCATGGGCATTCATTATTGCCACTGGTGTGCCCGGGTATCTCATAtccaatagtaatattttattagaatCTTGCATGATAGTGGctattatattaaaatcaaaggGTGAAGTTTCTAGCCTTAATAAACTTGTGCTTTTagtatttttgttattattattattattattattattattattattattattattagatggGTGGCTGTTGCCGGGCATAGCGCTTGTTGGTGATTGTGACAGTAAACTATTTATGCTTATTGTGTTTTCAGCAACGCTAGAGTTATCACTTGTGGCATCAACACGGGAGGTAGTGGTAGTGTTATTATCGCTTGGCAAAATTGGTTCATATATAATCGATGAATGATCCAATGCCCGTAAATCAAAAACACGTACACTTCCATCCTCGCCACAGGTAGCAAACAAATCAGTACTTCCATGCAAATATTTAACATCAAATACTTCGCTATCGTGGGCAATTAATTGTGTCTTAACTGTTTGCAAGTTGATATCCCATACAGTACACGTTGTATCAATAGAACATGAAATGATATTTGAAGCATTTAGTTTATTCCAATCAAATGAAGTAACAGGTGGGAAACTACCTAACAATAAAGCAGAGGCGTTTGAACTCAATGGTTTAATGGGATCGTTGACATGTGaatggtggtggtggtgtgATTTTAAGTGTTTGCACAAggataaatttaaaacttccTTGATGGAAGAAGAATCATCTACGTGCTGTTggttattctttttttgtttttttggatttatACTAGTTCTGGGACTTGCAACAAAATCATCCTTGTCATAATCTATGGTATCTGCTGTCTCCTCGCCAGTAGATAAAAGTGGATCCGATGTGAAAGACCATAATCTTAAATTTTCACTACATGTGGCAAACATTGGAGCTAATAAGGGTGACCATTGTACTCTACTTATTGGGTAATTTAAACCATTAAATTCGCCAATGGTTTCCCATGAAGGAAGACCAGTAGTGCCTGCACTGTCGTTATTATTCGTATTACttaatatttgaattttattaaaattgtcTTCTTTATATGAACCCAAGCACACCAAATCACCTAAATCTGTGGCAACTGTCCAATCCAAGGCATATATAGGAAAGTTACTTCTATGCGAacatgaataataatatccaGTATTTGGATTAAATGCAGAATTGTTGGCCCAAGCGGTggtaatgttattattgttgaaaatattatagagctgttgttgttgttgttgttgtttttgttgttgctgataGGTGGAACTATTTCCATAAGGTGTATTGCCccatataaaattattagatgGGTTTTGATGCAGTCGATGATATGAACCGAATGAAATAGAACTCCTTTTAGATGCTCTAAAGTTTGGGGGTGCAGACAGGGGAGGAGTGTTGCTGGTGGCGCTGTTGTCGTGGTTATCAGGATtcatttactttttttttttttttctattcttaattattgttaatagtTTAGGTTATTTATGTCTTTATATAGTTAGGTTGTGAAAGCTCAATAGTACTGTTATttgattgttttttaataaaaataactatGCTTATATTTCGCTGGAGGAGAGTTTTAAAACttaataaacttttaaattttcttttttgtgtttttttagtattaggtaaatttcaattttctactctgttgtttttttataattttgtaCGAATCTGAGAACAATTGATAGTATGataatattctttattttttgttaaatataatgaaaaaataactttatttttttcttattttgattatcgACAACATGAAATTTTtcacatattttttttttttttttacacaAGTAAAAGCACATTGAACacaagtaaaaaaaaaaaaaaaaatcaacaactgagcaaaataaaagaataataataatagatttATCATGGCTCGTCAAAACTTTATAGGATTTGTTGTGTCGCAGGggaaaatgatgaaaacCGTTAAAGTTCGTGTGGAGTccaaagtttttaataataagataAATAAGTACTTATTTTATCGTAAGGATTATTTAGTGCACGACGAAGGAGAGGTATCTCGTGAAGGTGATTTAGTTCGTATTGAAGCCACTAGACCGTTAtcgaaaagaaaatttttcagTATTGCAGAAATACTTAGGAATAAGGGGCAGCAATTTGCGGCATTTGAAAGAGAAGCCAAAGTTCAGGTTGCTAATGaagaaaatgttaaaaCTGAAGCCTTTTTGCAAAAAAGGAACCAATCTGATTCtactttattaaaagacgtcttatttttacaaaaatattttgcaaacaataaagataaaactAAGGAAGATGAGCAAACTTTTTTgcaaattaaagaaaaatatggtATCAGTGGTGATATGACTCAAGATAGTATTAAGACTCTATTGCAATTGGATATAGCTGGgttacaaaataaactCGATAGTACGAGAGAAGTCTTGggaaatttaaaacaacaactaGATAACTTAATGAATGATGACATTAAAGCTAATGACATTTTAAGCAAAAACTTTAGTATTGAGAACCCATCCGAgttgaaaaagaatattaaaaagaatcTATTGAGAAAGtacattttaaaaaatccaGAACTCGTTTTTTAAG
This window harbors:
- the GCV2 gene encoding glycine decarboxylase subunit P (similar to Saccharomyces cerevisiae YMR189W | GCV2 | GlyCine cleaVage), with translation MLRTQLKGNLGFSKNLTKLSSILKFEPSISAYTFGACFQSSKANVSSENFASIHSPSEISLKQLDTFQRRHLGPNVTNVSAMLKTIGYENLDEFINNAVPPQVLSKRKLDFVNTPANGFTESEILSELKTIASKNKPNLKNFIGKGYYGTILPPVIQRNLLESPEWYTSYTPYQPEISQGRLESLLNFQTVISDLTGLPVANASLLDEGTAGGEALLLSYYLHKKKKNTFIIDSNLFTQTKSVLKTRAEPFGIKLIEVDFLKEDVPVELLENNSDVFGCMVQYPGANGEILAQEKLTRISELVHKNKGLFSVASDLMALTLLTPPSSFGADICFGSSQRFGCAPGYGGPHAAFFSVVNKLNRKIPGRIVGVSKDRLGRRALRLALQTREQHIKRDKATSNICTAEALLANIAAMYCVYHGPDGLKKIASRIYGMTTLLAHQINNFSSHNVTNKNWFDTLTIQLQDGISADEFMALAVNKFSINLFRVNDSTVALSLDETTTKEDLIKLNQLFTGLETLEIADEALPSIESLPSLRTDAILSNKVFHLHHTETAMLRYLHRLQSRDLSLANSMIPLGSCTMKLNSTVEMIPITWPEFANVHPFQPANQVEGYRELISAVENDLSNITGFDATSLQPTSGASGEYTGLRVIQSYLKTTVDGTKRNICLIPVSAHGTNPASAAMSGMKVVPVKCLKNGSLDLEDLTEKATKYRENLACIMITYPSTYGLFEPFIKDAINIVHENGGQVYMDGANMNAQVGLTSPGDLGADVCHLNLHKTFAVPHGGGGPPNSAICVKPHLAKFLPQHDVAKMITNVGEKGSSIPAVSSAAYGNASLLPIPFSYIKMMGSNGLPYSSVIALLNANYMMNRLRDHYKILFIGGENESKHCAHEFIVDLREFKSSAGIEAIDVAKRLQDYGFHAPTLAFPVPGTLMIEPTECENKEELDRFVDAMISIRKELDYCINKDPRGQMLKNAPHSLEDVVFSKDWETTRRYTREEAVYPLPYLLQNKFWPQVARLDDTYGDLHLMCTCPSVEEVAKEK
- a CDS encoding uncharacterized protein (similar to Saccharomyces cerevisiae YPL247C | putative protein of unknown function), with translation MNPDNHDNSATSNTPPLSAPPNFRASKRSSISFGSYHRLHQNPSNNFIWGNTPYGNSSTYQQQQKQQQQQQQLYNIFNNNNITTAWANNSAFNPNTGYYYSCSHRSNFPIYALDWTVATDLGDLVCLGSYKEDNFNKIQILSNTNNNDSAGTTGLPSWETIGEFNGLNYPISRVQWSPLLAPMFATCSENLRLWSFTSDPLLSTGEETADTIDYDKDDFVASPRTSINPKKQKKNNQQHVDDSSSIKEVLNLSLCKHLKSHHHHHSHVNDPIKPLSSNASALLLGSFPPVTSFDWNKLNASNIISCSIDTTCTVWDINLQTVKTQLIAHDSEVFDVKYLHGSTDLFATCGEDGSVRVFDLRALDHSSIIYEPILPSDNNTTTTSRVDATSDNSSVAENTISINSLLSQSPTSAMPGNSHPSNNNNNNNNNNNNNNNKNTKSTSLLRLETSPFDFNIIATIMQDSNKILLLDMRYPGTPVAIMNAHGSTVNSIKWHPTRKNILASCSDDCQVLIWDTNRSSVTAANTATTTKNAMNNGVDAGTTGSETVIPPSLCYNDSLNEEINNLSWRGSSGSTNSNTGGKNDDWLGLVRGKYFQSVKC
- the MRPS17 gene encoding mitochondrial 37S ribosomal protein uS17m (similar to Saccharomyces cerevisiae YMR188C | MRPS17 | Mitochondrial Ribosomal Protein Small subunit) produces the protein MARQNFIGFVVSQGKMMKTVKVRVESKVFNNKINKYLFYRKDYLVHDEGEVSREGDLVRIEATRPLSKRKFFSIAEILRNKGQQFAAFEREAKVQVANEENVKTEAFLQKRNQSDSTLLKDVLFLQKYFANNKDKTKEDEQTFLQIKEKYGISGDMTQDSIKTLLQLDIAGLQNKLDSTREVLGNLKQQLDNLMNDDIKANDILSKNFSIENPSELKKNIKKNLLRKYILKNPELVF